In Cervus elaphus chromosome 24, mCerEla1.1, whole genome shotgun sequence, a single genomic region encodes these proteins:
- the LOC122682687 gene encoding protein piccolo-like produces the protein MEVTKKVGGPDPSGPQGHPSVGSQQLGGGVRGSQGPWINSGSASSRHGVPLSTEANSDGAYGSASQAHTHEPCHQHLQEPTEVTSQCGCERASQDTLRLPSTSSFPGSLVGAQIHLVTENRTPAPPVYTRGDATSDTAQHGLYCSRLQVQVVGEGKAPAKVLVGWGKGPCSPEQTAPAGIRKSRWLPYIPSGEDGSPAAQGPFLAPGHDQGQGKGPGPVQAPPTPTPTRASTPGLDPISMAGAESYPCNPDHLTDTNATTKGLSQDLLPGKYGNQWPVQLDSSKGVTSCQDKLNFHPQEEPPTPAPILNKSPDQTQVREATQRPVLPRHPKNQVEKPLVSISSPGSPKPGSGPPGTPKSQRDSQEIRSAPQSQQPLNVCNNPCSSGLPSTYQLSSHNPAPVPPREAMQIPASSAPTCQFRDAMEDRVLVFDMATGNTRMGLLCHDPMGSRAVLVGLMPSHPPIYASESMQPTHPLPTPIITPDSDRSSFWSTTAMVSSPVPSSLSSGSYREVALVPKEARVHLESQGSPGAETPMRMGMLSGPVLLGTPLQFGERILSHAHDPGWSKPDAEKNQGSRTIWMLDAPGMQDTSLGQTKKQQWMSSEQTAEPVPPAKNQEVFRPPLQEDTGSHNQKESYHPDSPLVKRAGQAPLGSQPPLAEQAPSTNQPPLPAQPPLTGTPISRQPPFSQEPLISNEPILSRGALTAREPGQASTLGQEGKPLGHAEVHQMPPEETCIYVNREKVGANAAQSSSLHRLLSWQHGSSPKVQEKQLSLIAITAPGPGCKVLPMVAAGTQLQGPQFKLTTEDTTHSSVVSHLGLLRGACYELVPTMDALAVRSPVLCRHSLGPYQDMAAVVIDTGTGFTKCGLAGEDHVLSVLPSRVQLLQHPVQGQPRYTVPEKQEPSYSVLNRGVVSDWDALEVLWQHLFYCRLGVQPEELAVLVADSPISPRTNREKVAEILFERFHVPAMQTVHQALLALYAYGRTTGLVLGSGHGTSYVAPVVTGDLAPLDTYRLDVAGCDLTEHLAQLLLAGGQSPLKAELVNQIKETCCYVAMDMTAELARMQSQTRVDFVLPDKQVITLGSERFRCPEALFQPNLLGVNQPGLPQLALLSISRLEAKQQEQLLANVVLDGGSTLLSGFPERLRQELGPSATVLGSPHRAVAAWLGGSIMASRNSFQSLWLSRREYDEEGPWAIYKYHL, from the coding sequence ATGGAAGTCACCAAGAAAGTGGGGGGCCCTGATCCATCGGGCCCCCAGGGCCACCCCTCAGTTGGCAGCCAGCAGCTGGGGGGTGGCGTCAGAGGGTCCCAGGGACCATGGATAAACTCAGGATCCGCATCCTCGAGGCACGGGGTGCCATTGTCCACCGAGGCCAACTCTGATGGGGCCTATGGCTCAGCCTCCCAGGCCCACACCCATGAGCCCTGTCACCAGCACCTCCAGGAGCCTACGGAGGTTACCTCCCAATGTGGCTGTGAGCGGGCCTCCCAGGACACCCTGAGACTCCCCTCCACTAGCTCATTCCCAGGATCTCTCGTGGGAGCCCAAATACATCTTGTCACGGAGAATAGGACCCCGGCCCCACCGGTGTACACGCGCGGTGATGCCACCAGTGACACGGCTCAGCACGGACTCTACTGTTCCCGGCTTCAGGtgcaggtggtgggggagggcaagGCTCCAGCTAAAGTCCTTGTAGGCTGGGGCAAAGGCCCCTGCAGCCCGGAGCAGACTGCCCCAGCGGGCATTAGGAAGAGCCGATGGCTACCGTATATCCCTTCAGGAGAGGATGGCTCACCTGCAGCCCAAGGTCCTTTTCTGGCTCCAGGTCATGATCAGGGCCAGGGCAAGGGCCCAGGTCCGGTTCAGGCTCCTCCAACTCCAACTCCAACTCGGGCCAGTACTCCAGGTCTGGATCCAATCTCAATGGCAGGAGCAGAATCTTACCCCTGCAACCCCGACCACCTGACTGATACCAATGCCACCACGAAGGGCCTGTCCCAAgacctcttgcctgggaaatatggCAATCAGTGGCCAGTCCAGTTGGATTCTTCCAAAGGGGTCACATCCTGCCAGGACAAACTGAATTTCCATCCTCAGGAAGAGCCTCCCACCCCAGCACCCATTCTAAACAAATCCCCAGACCAGACCCAGGTACGTGAAGCTACCCAAAGGCCAGTGTTACCCAGGCATCCCAAGAACCAAGTGGAGAAGCCCCTGGTCAGTATCTCTAGCCCAGGCAGCCCCAAACCAGGCTCAGGGCCCCCAGGAACCCCCAAGAGCCAGagggacagccaggagatccGCAGCGCTCCGCAAAGTCAGCAGCCCCTCAATGTTTGCAACAACCCCTGCtccagtgggctgccgtctacctACCAGTTAAGCAGCCACAACCCAGCCCCAGTTCCTCCCAGGGAAGCCATGCAGATACCTGCCTCCAGTGCCCCTACCTGCCAGTTCCGGGATGCTATGGAAGACCGTGTGCTGGTGTTTGACATGGCCACGGGCAATACCAGGATGGGGCTGCTGTGTCATGATCCCATGGGCTCCCGGGCAGTGCTGGTGGGCCTCATGCCCAGCCACCCACCCATCTATGCCTCTGAAAGCATGCAACCCACCCACCCGCTGCCCACGCCCATCATCACCCCTGACAGCGATCGTTCCAGCTTCTGGTCCACCACGGCCATGGTGTCCAGCCCCGTGCCCTCCAGCCTTTCATCAGGAAGCTACCGAGAGGTGGCCCTGGTTCCCAAAGAGGCCAGGGTCCACCTGGAATCACAAGGCTCCCCTGGTGCTGAGACACCCATGAGGATGGGGATGCTCAGTGGGCCCGTTCTACTGGGGACACCACTCCAATTTGGAGAGAGGATCCTGAGCCATGCCCATGATCCTGGCTGGTCCAAACCTGATGCTGAAAAAAACCAAGGGAGTCGCACTATCTGGATGCTGGATGCCCCTGGGATGCAGGATACCTCTCTGGGCCAGACCAAGAAACAACAGTGGATGAGCTCAGAGCAGACAGCAGAGCCAGTACCACCAGCCAAAAACCAGGAGGTGTTCAGACCCCCACTCCAGGAAGATACAGGCAGCCACAATCAGAAAGAGAGCTATCACCCTGATAGCCCTCTGGTCAAACGTGCTGGGCAGGCCCCCCTCGGCAGTCAGCCCCCACTAGCTGAACAGGCCCCCTCCACCAACCAGCCTCCGCTTCCTGCTCAACCGCCTCTCACTGGAACCCCTATTTCCAGGCAGCCTCCCTTTTCCCAAGAACCCCTCATCTCCAATGAGCCCATCCTCTCAAGGGGTGCCCTGACCGCTAGGGAGCCTGGTCAGGCTTCCACCCTGGGCCAAGAAGGTAAGCCACTGGGCCATGCAGAGGTACACCAGATGCCCCCTGAGGAGACCTGCATCTATGTAAACAGAGAAAAGGTTGGTGCCAATGCTGCTCAAAGCTCCAGCTTACATCGGCTCTTGTCCTGGCAGCATGGCAGCTCCCCCAAGGTGCAGGAGAAGCAACTTTCCCTGATCGCGATCACTGCACCCGGCCCTGGTTGCAAGGTCTTGCCCATGGTCGCAGCAGGCACTCAGCTCCAGGGTCCCCAATTCAAGCTGACAACCGAGGACACGACCCACTCGTCGGTGGTCTCACACCTTGGCCTGCTCCGCGGGGCCTGCTATGAGCTGGTGCCCACCATGGATGCTCTGGCCGTACGGTCCCCAGTGCTCTGCCGCCATTCGCTGGGCCCCTACCAGGACATGGCTGCTGTGGTGATCGACACAGGCACAGGCTTCACCAAATGCGGGCTGGCTGGAGAGGACCACGTCCTCAGCGTGCTGCCTTCACGCGTGCAACTGCTGCAGCACCCAGTCCAGGGCCAGCCCAGGTACACGGTGCCCGAGAAGCAAGAGCCGTCCTACTCGGTGCTGAATCGAGGCGTGGTCTCCGACTGGGATGCCCTGGAGGTGCTGTGGCAGCACCTGTTCTACTGCAGGCTGGGCGTGCAGCCCGAGGAGCTGGCTGTGCTTGTGGCCGACTCACCCATCTCCCCGCGCACCAACCGAGAAAAGGTGGCTGAAATACTCTTCGAGCGTTTCCACGTGCCAGCCATGCAGACGGTGCACCAGGCCCTGCTGGCACTCTATGCTTACGGGCGCACCACCGGGCTGGTTCTGGGCAGTGGCCACGGCACATCCTACGTGGCGCCCGTTGTCACTGGGGATCTGGCCCCCCTTGACACCTACCGGCTGGACGTGGCAGGTTGCGACCTCACAGAACACTTGGCTCAGCTGTTGCTGGCGGGTGGCCAATCACCGCTCAAGGCAGAGCTGGTCAACCAGATTAAAGAGACCTGCTGCTACGTGGCCATGGACATGACGGCTGAGCTAGCCCGCATGCAGTCCCAGACCCGGGTGGACTTCGTGCTTCCTGACAAGCAGGTCATCACGCTGGGCTCTGAGCGCTTCCGCTGCCCGGAGGCTCTCTTCCAACCCAATCTGCTGGGCGTCAATCAGCCGGGCCTTCCACAACTAGCCCTCCTCAGTATCAGCCGGCTGGAGGCCAAGCAGCAGGAGCAGCTGCTGGCCAATGTGGTGCTGGACGGTGGCAGCACCCTGTTGAGTGGCTTTCCCGAGCGCCTGAGACAGGAGCTGGGCCCCAGTGCCACCGTGCTGGGCTCTCCGCACCGGGCCGTCGCTGCTTGGCTCGGAGGCTCCATCATGGCCTCTCGGAACTCCTTCCAGAGCCTGTGGCTCAGCCGCCGTGAGTATGACGAGGAGGGCCCATGGGCCATTTACAAGTACCATCTATGA